One genomic region from Populus nigra chromosome 8, ddPopNigr1.1, whole genome shotgun sequence encodes:
- the LOC133700650 gene encoding O-fucosyltransferase 13 isoform X1, producing the protein MITVSVKPLFTAIFTLSLFLAIVLLSPSSPFSSVPSNKQAGKSDIWGVKRLVEWRPCKWWIHGPRIALPAESNGYIRVDCYGGLNQMRRDFCDGVGIARLLNATLVLPKFEAAAYWNESSGFADVFDVDYFIQQMDGFIKVVKELPPEVALKEPFRVDCSKRKGQFDYIESVLPSLLKYQYISITPAMSQRRDRYPLNAKAALCQACYGALRLTRTLEQKAAELLEAIPKPFLSLHLRFEPDMVAYSQCEYPGLSPASKEAIEAARGDRKPWTGELARTWRKRGKCPLTPNETAFIFQALSIPTNTNIYLAAGDGLMEIEGLKSIYTNVVTKSALLSGEDFLNMHGNTKAALDYYVSINSDFYVATFFGNMDKMVAAMRAYKGLHNTLFLSRRAYAELTSKGLDGKELMQALWLAHKEDFAMGRGSALPDCFCDFKS; encoded by the exons ATGATTACTGTCTCCGTGAAGCCATTGTTCACGGCCATCTTCACACTCTCGCTTTTCCTAGCTATCGTTTTGCTGTCTCCTTCTTCGCCGTTTTCATCGGTCCCTTCAAATAAACAAGC agGGAAATCGGATATATGGGGTGTTAAGAGGCTTGTGGAGTGGAGGCCGTGCAAGTGGTGGATTCATGGACCTCGCATCG CCCTACCAGCGGAGAGTAATGGATATATCCGTGTGGATTGCTATGGTGGCCTCAATCAGATGAGACGAGAT TTCTGTGATGGCGTTGGCATTGCCCGCTTGTTAAATGCAACTCTGGTTTTGCCAAAGTTTGAAGCAGCTGCTTATTGGAATGAGTCAAG TGGATTTGCAGATGTATTTGATGTTGATTACTTCATTCAACAGATGGATGGCTTCATTAAAGTTGTTAAGGAACTGCCACCAGAGGTTGCATTAAAAGAACCCTTTCGTGTAGACTGTAGCAAAAGAAAAGGCCAATTTGATTACATTGAAAGTGTCCTTCCATCTTTATTGAAATACCAATATATTTCAATTACACCAGCAATGAGTCAAAGAAGGGACAG GTATCCTCTGAATGCAAAAGCTGCACTTTGTCAAGCTTGTTATGGTGCATTACGCCTTACAAGAACCCTGGAACAGAAAGCTGCAGAACTTCTGGAAGCTATACCGAAACCCTTTCTTTCGCTTCATCTTCGATTTGAACCTGACATGGTTGCATATAGCCAATGTGAATACCCAGGCCTTTCCCCTGCCTCCAAGGAAGCTATTGAAGCTGCTAGGGGAGACAGAAAACCATGGACTGGGGAGCTGGCTCGCACTTGGAGAAAGCGAGGGAAGTGTCCCCTCACGCCTAACGAGACAGCCTTCATTTTTCAGGCACTTTCCATCCCTACGAACACAAATATATACCTTGCAGCTGGGGATGGCCTGATGGAAATTGAaggtttaaaatctatttacaccaACGTGGTCACCAAATCTGCACTTCTCAGTGGTGAGGATTTCCTAAATATGCACGGGAACACAAAAGCTGCATTGGATTATTATGTATCAATCAACAGTGATTTTTACGTGGCTACTTTTTTCGGTAACATGGACAAGATGGTTGCTGCAATGCGAGCTTATAAGGGGTTGCATAATACCCTATTCCTAAGCCGGAGAGCTTATGCAGAGCTCACTTCTAAGGGCTTGGATGGGAAGGAGTTGATGCAAGCCTTATGGCTGGCTCACAAAGAAGATTTTGCCATGGGAAGAGGGTCTGCTCTGCCTGACTGCTTTTGTGACTTCAAATCGTGA
- the LOC133700650 gene encoding O-fucosyltransferase 13 isoform X2, whose translation MRRDFCDGVGIARLLNATLVLPKFEAAAYWNESSGFADVFDVDYFIQQMDGFIKVVKELPPEVALKEPFRVDCSKRKGQFDYIESVLPSLLKYQYISITPAMSQRRDRYPLNAKAALCQACYGALRLTRTLEQKAAELLEAIPKPFLSLHLRFEPDMVAYSQCEYPGLSPASKEAIEAARGDRKPWTGELARTWRKRGKCPLTPNETAFIFQALSIPTNTNIYLAAGDGLMEIEGLKSIYTNVVTKSALLSGEDFLNMHGNTKAALDYYVSINSDFYVATFFGNMDKMVAAMRAYKGLHNTLFLSRRAYAELTSKGLDGKELMQALWLAHKEDFAMGRGSALPDCFCDFKS comes from the exons ATGAGACGAGAT TTCTGTGATGGCGTTGGCATTGCCCGCTTGTTAAATGCAACTCTGGTTTTGCCAAAGTTTGAAGCAGCTGCTTATTGGAATGAGTCAAG TGGATTTGCAGATGTATTTGATGTTGATTACTTCATTCAACAGATGGATGGCTTCATTAAAGTTGTTAAGGAACTGCCACCAGAGGTTGCATTAAAAGAACCCTTTCGTGTAGACTGTAGCAAAAGAAAAGGCCAATTTGATTACATTGAAAGTGTCCTTCCATCTTTATTGAAATACCAATATATTTCAATTACACCAGCAATGAGTCAAAGAAGGGACAG GTATCCTCTGAATGCAAAAGCTGCACTTTGTCAAGCTTGTTATGGTGCATTACGCCTTACAAGAACCCTGGAACAGAAAGCTGCAGAACTTCTGGAAGCTATACCGAAACCCTTTCTTTCGCTTCATCTTCGATTTGAACCTGACATGGTTGCATATAGCCAATGTGAATACCCAGGCCTTTCCCCTGCCTCCAAGGAAGCTATTGAAGCTGCTAGGGGAGACAGAAAACCATGGACTGGGGAGCTGGCTCGCACTTGGAGAAAGCGAGGGAAGTGTCCCCTCACGCCTAACGAGACAGCCTTCATTTTTCAGGCACTTTCCATCCCTACGAACACAAATATATACCTTGCAGCTGGGGATGGCCTGATGGAAATTGAaggtttaaaatctatttacaccaACGTGGTCACCAAATCTGCACTTCTCAGTGGTGAGGATTTCCTAAATATGCACGGGAACACAAAAGCTGCATTGGATTATTATGTATCAATCAACAGTGATTTTTACGTGGCTACTTTTTTCGGTAACATGGACAAGATGGTTGCTGCAATGCGAGCTTATAAGGGGTTGCATAATACCCTATTCCTAAGCCGGAGAGCTTATGCAGAGCTCACTTCTAAGGGCTTGGATGGGAAGGAGTTGATGCAAGCCTTATGGCTGGCTCACAAAGAAGATTTTGCCATGGGAAGAGGGTCTGCTCTGCCTGACTGCTTTTGTGACTTCAAATCGTGA